A genome region from Gopherus flavomarginatus isolate rGopFla2 chromosome 9, rGopFla2.mat.asm, whole genome shotgun sequence includes the following:
- the SOX8 gene encoding transcription factor SOX-8: protein MLTMTEEHDKALEPPCSPAGTASSMSHMDSDSDSPLSPAGSEGLGCAPPAAAPRPPAGPKGEPAEVDERFPACIRDAVSQVLKGYDWSLVPMPVRGNGSLKAKPHVKRPMNAFMVWAQAARRKLADQYPHLHNAELSKTLGKLWRLLSENEKRPFVEEAERLRVQHKKDHPDYKYQPRRRKSVKAGQSDSDSGAELSQHAGSQIYKADTGLGAVGDSHHHSDHTGQTHGPPTPPTTPKTDLHHGSKQELKHEGRRLVESGRQNIDFSNVDISELSSEVINMETFDVRELDQYLPLNGHSAMPADHGQNSSAGSYGPSYSHPANGTTGAAQVWTHKSPPSVSPTLNETSQQRPHIKTEQLSPSHYSDQSHGSPTHSEYGSYSAQACATTASATTAAASFSSAQCDYTDLQSSNYYNPYSGYPSSIYQYPYFHSSRRPYATPILNGLSIPPAHSPTANWDQPVYTTLTRP, encoded by the exons ATGCTCACCATGACCGAGGAGCACGACAAAGCCCTGGAGCCGCCCTGCAGCCCGGCGGGCACCGCCAGCTCCATGTCCCACATGGACTCGGACTCCGACTCGCCCCTGTCCCCCGCCGGCTCGGAGGGGCTGGGCTGCGCCCCGCCGGCCGCCGCCCCGCGCCCGCCCGCCGGCCCCAAGGGGGAGCCGGCCGAGGTGGACGAGCGCTTCCCCGCCTGCATCCGGGACGCCGTGTCGCAGGTGCTGAAGGGGTACGACTGGAGTCTGGTGCCCATGCCCGTGCGGGGCAATGGATCGCTCAAGGCCAAGCCCCACGTCAAGCGGCCCATGAACGCCTTCATGGTGTGGGCGCAGGCCGCCCGCAGGAAGCTGGCCGACCAGTACCCGCATCTGCACAACGCCGAGCTCAGCAAGACCCTGGGCAAGCTCTGGCG tttGTTAAGTGAAAATGAGAAACGTCCCTTTGTGGAAGAAGCCGAGAGGCTCAGGGTTCAGCACAAGAAGGATCATCCGGATTATAAATACCAGCCCCGGAGGAGGAAAAGTGTAAAAGCTGGCCAGAGTGATTCTGATTCGGGAGCCGAGCTCAGCCAGCATGCAGGGAGTCAGATCTACAAAGCAGACACAGGGCTAGGAGCAGTGGGAGATTCTCACCATCACAGTGATCACACAG GGCAAACTCATGGACCACCCACCCCTCCTACTACCCCTAAAACGGATCTTCATCATGGGAGCAAGCAAGAGCTGAAACACGAGGGGCGCCGCCTAGTGGAGAGCGGCCGTCAGAACATAGACTTCAGCAATGTGGACATCTCTGAACTGAGCAGCGAGGTCATTAACATGGAGACCTTTGACGTACGTGAGCTTGACCAGTATTTGCCTCTGAATGGCCACTCTGCCATGCCCGCTGACCATGGGCAGAACTCCTCAGCAGGGTCTTACGGCCCGTCCTATTCCCATCCAGCCAACGGCACCACTGGAGCGGCCCAAGTTTGGACTCACAAAAGCCCACCCTCTGTGTCCCCTACTTTAAATGAAACCAGCCAGCAGAGACCACACATCAAAACGGAGCAACTCAGCCCAAGTCATTACAGCGACCAATCCCACGGGTCTCCAACTCACTCCGAGTATGGATCCTATAGCGCACAGGCTTGTGCCACTACGGCTTCCGCCACTACAGCGGCTGCCTCTTTCTCCAGCGCGCAGTGCGACTATACAGACCTCCAGAGTTCTAACTACTACAACCCTTACTCCGGGTATCCCTCCAGCATTTACCAGTATCCGTATTTCCATTCCTCACGGCGCCCCTACGCCACACCCATCCTGAATGGCTTGTCCATCCCTCCcgctcacagccccactgctaACTGGGACCAGCCGGTCTACACAACCCTGACGAGGCCTTAG